acaaatcatgtgtgattactgattagaaaactagggttttcttcttctatttcttttgtgtttaatttcaatcttaaaaaatcaattttcaatttagggtttctgaaattagggcATCTCAGTTACAAATctgtgaaattaatcatgtcccaaagcgGAAGAGCATCAAACCATGTTGGTTCCTCAAACAATTTCTCACTTTCTGTTGCATCACAATTACCTGCTGCATCAAACCAAGTTCAAGGTTCAGGAATTAATTCAATACTTGCTGCTATTACACTTGCGATTCATCCCAGAGAAGAAGCAGaaatagaagtagatgaagatccaattatagctgaagaaaagaaaaaactacgtTCGGTAAGGTCTGATGTATGGATTGATTTTGAAAGGCCAGTTGGAAAGAAGATTATAAAAGGAAGGAGGGTGGGATACTTATAGAGGAATGCAAACATTGTAAGAGGAGAATACCTGTACCCAGTAACCAAGGAACCAGCCGCTTTCATCACCATGCTAATACCTGTaaagaaaatcccgagaataagAAAGGACAAATAAATATTACTACAATCAAAACAGGTGATGCACAAACTAAGTTagctaattggaagtatgatgcTGATGCTACTAGGATACTTGTTGCCAAGATAATTGCTTAGCATGGTTATCCAATtactatagttgagcatccatattttagagagtttgttaagtttctgaatcctgctgctaagctttacactaggaatacagttagggatgatatcatgaaaataatagctgagttcaaactgcaattacaagaacaatttgaCACAATTACATCTAAATGTAGTTTAACAACAAATATGTGGACATGTAAGCATACAaaagatggttattgttgtgtgacaatgcattacatagatgatgaatggaaactgattaagaaaaATCTAGCATACATTTTAGTGCCGTCACCACATACTGGAGAagttctagcatctgtagtgaaatcagtaGCTCTAGATTGGAACATAGATAATAAACTTTTTGTTGTAGCTGCTGATaatgctagctccaacaatgttatgatggCAAATCTGAAGTCATGGATTGATAGCAAAGATTATCAAGTTCTTAATGGGATTTCTTCCAAATGAGGTGTAGTAATCATGTATTGCACTTGATTGTGTTGTGTGGAATGCAAGTAGTTGCTCCATTCATAGAGGCAATTAGAGAGTGTCTGAAATATGTTAAgtcaagtcaggctagaaaagagagattttaATGTGCTATTGCCCAAGTTAAGCTTCCTGCTTCAAGGCCTGTTGGTTTAGATGTAgataccaggtggaactccacctttaagatgctTAAAGATGCAATTTTTTTGATACAAGATTTTGTTAGGCTAGCTGATTTGGataatgacttcaagatactaccaactTCTCAGCAGTGGCAACAAGGAGTGCAtatatgtgaatgtttggaattatttgatgtgatttcaaccaaatttgatgggattaagtatcccacagCAAATTTGTATTACAATGGTGTGCAAGAAGTTAATAAATGCATTAAGGCCTGGGAATTAagtgagcatgagtatatcagagaCATGGGAAACAATATGAGGTCAAAATTTGATAGCTACcggaaagaaagtaacactttgatagGCATTGAAGTTGTTTTATATCCTAGGTATAAGGCTAGATGAGTGGAGTTTGTTTTGAAGAGAGTACGTGGTGTGCAAAACTATTTAAGTCACTGTAACAAATTTCAGCTTTCACCCAGTGCTCTTTACTGTGCTTATGAAACCAACACTACAGCTCCAGATTATTTTGATAGTGGAATGAATTCAGCTGGAATTGAGATCTCTGCAGCTACAACAACATCAAatgaatttggttatgatgattttatGATGGAAAACAATGTGTTTGAGGTTCAAAGTCAGAGTTGGAGAaatacttagcagaaccagttcttcctaaaggcacatccaatgaagaaatgaggtttgatatcttaagttggtggaagaatcatgctcctaagtacccaactctctcaaggattgcaagagatgtacTGGTTattccagtgacaagtgtaggATCAGATTCAATGTTTAGTGTTGGTGGTAGGGTTCTTACATCTCATAagagttcattagctccagaacTTGTTCAAGCattgctttgtttgggtgattggaTGCCAGATGTCAGTCTCAGTGACAATCATAGTTGTATTACTGGTAACTTTCCAGCTTAATCTTTCatttgattttatatttattgcaCTGACATTGGCAGCTTAACTaacacttttgatttttctttgaaaatgcaGAAGTTCAGGACTAAGGAGTAAGAAGTAAGGATTCAAGGAGGACtaggaggaatgcatttgcagttggAAGTTGCACTACATGATGAAACACATGGATATGGAgtttctttgtcttttcttttgcaaGAACATGGTTTTTTCTTTTGCTAAAACATCTGAACATGTAATTTGGTCCATTTGGAACATCTGTATCTTTTCATTttgtgtggcatggatttagaactgATTTTCTTGGATTTAGTCATTTAGAACTTGTTTTGTGTGGCAAGATTTATAACTTGTTATGTGTTCTGTGTGTTCTGTTACATAACGGATTTTATCGGAAaaatatctgatatccgataaGTCCAACATAACGGAATCGGAATTGAATTTTAGATTTCTGTCGGAACTcaacggatatccgatatccgttaaTTTTAATGGCAACGGTAGCGGATGAGCCAATATCTGTTACGTTAAGTGCCGCTGACAACCCtatcttcgactttaggtcgtagcaactcttggttgtgggtgagatcggctaagggaatcaagtgcgtaatatcctgatgggttcagagacgtaaggaacacaactttaccttgaatcagtgtgagattgattagggttcaagtacagtccattccgaagttcattggtagtaggatagtgtctgtaacggcttaatacagtgtggtgttcaaactggactaggtcccggggtttttctgcgtttgcggttttcctcgttaacaaaattctggtgtctgtattgtttcttttccgcattatattttgttatataattgaaatatcacaggttgtgtgttgaatcgatcaattttgaaatccaacctttggttgttgattgaaattgattgatcctttaacATTGTtccttggtaccgttcaagttaattctcttatattcaatcaggctcgcaaatttgtatttgttgattgcagattgaattgagagatagagatataaactcttgtatatacttctctctagattgagtctgattgtctagttgattctctagaaagtatattggagtaagtcttctcagatttccaaacgaattgttgggtctgGTTGTtttacccccgcattttcacatagaaaatagttggatctggcttcacgaatcccaaatgaagtcttcaagtcgttaacctataattgttttggaaacgcctgggttaaaggagaatcgactctagtttgcaactaggacacaagaaagtgtcgggattatgtttttcagttgctagagttctcccttatatagtctttcaaatcagggttgctttcaatcaaagctaagatagcttaatagcaaagcattcaatattcaccgttagatgaactcctgattcaGATTCTGCTTAGaaataaagaaatcaatctccaccgttagatggtcttagcttgttacacacaaatgaaatatacttatatttagatatggttaccgtacctaaatctgtatattgagttggatcaataacagttagccgaagttagccatacgaatacttttgtcttaaccatattcatctaacacatctagataaaataggaagatcaatcaatcatgaaatataatcaaatgaatctaattgtatttcaaatagagttgttcaattgttcactatctcatagaaatatatatgaaaaaattgatcgaaatcggtttgattcataatcgtacaaagtacttataaattcaattcatgaacattaagccacagtttgcaaagattgcatttcttaaatcataaatgttttagttaatGAGTATgataatcatacataaccgattttagaacttcaccaatgtgttcgccaaccaggtacgtGAATAGCAACTGCGGACCTTGGCATAGTCAAGCTGTTCGCAAACCCGATTCACGAACAACCGTtccagacccaactcaggtaaacccgatCGCagactaggtacgcaaacaagagttccggaccttctcaggtaaatccgttcgcatactaggtacgcaaacaagagttccatacctgaatcatcacaatacagttcgcatactaggtatgcataccgtgttgtatccagacatgggtaatcgttctaaactctcattccaatcatcgaAACGTCCTTGGAAGACAAAAATGGTAGTCTCACACGTACCATtagattcaagtaattttcaaatgatgaaatgatcaatacgaaacttcccaagttaacatcaaatgactgtctcacacaaatcatataagatgttcaaggtaatttcacatgatcatattttgacataatatttagtttccaacaaatagattgtttccaactaaactcgtcaacaaTATGATGAGcacagctaaagcaaaaagcttcaaacacatatttcgagaaatagataagcgagataaactcggctcgaaatatcaaatgtgtataatgtaaaagacGATATATCTATATGACTTAGTCGCATTAGAATatataatataatagacttctgagtgatagataaaattttattctccacataccttttgttgatgaagttcctccaagcttctcagtagatcttcatcttcaattggtgaacgtcgtgaagtctaaatcttaaCTACACATTCTAcattaatccgagacatagctataagtagtctagaaatcaagtatatagttttgatcaactaaacttgacaaacaagcttgagataacaacacttgcgagttcgactgagtagtgctctaacatctATGTTCTCCACAGATCCTCGTTGAGCGTTTATATATGTGAATGGGATGCAATAATATATATAGGTGCGAACGGTACGCAATAGTATTTTGATTAGTCATGGGATGATGTGACAATATTATTATGTCTGATTTATGTAATGTATATGGAAAAGTTTCCAATACCTTAGGGTACTTGGGGACATCAGACCTATATATTACTTTATACATTATTTTATTTGGGGAGATTGGTCGtatgcatattatgcttgattgttcagtcttagtagtatgactgggttactattTATGATCTTACTTTTGGAAGAAATTCTAGTTTCATGATGAGGATTTATGGCCACTTGTAAACCTGCTGTGCGGAGTCTgatcatagtaatcaaaacttttttatatatattctaGACATTGCTGGTGGTATTTGAATCCACGAGGTGTACTCATTTCACGAAGATATCATATGGTACCTGGACTCATGCTATCATTTAAGACTGAAGTTATCTTAGTGTCGTCTTGTTTGTTGAGTAAGCAGAATTAAGATAACATGGTGTTTAGGTTATTCTAACGTCATTTCTGTAGAACATCTTGGAGGTGATCTTTCATATATATTAGGCAGAAATGTCTGAGAAAAAGATATTGGAGTGATCTTCTGTTTTGTGCTGCGTGTAAAAGATGTTTAATCGTTTTTATTTAGTAATATTGTGAAGTATGTTAATGATTATTTGAATGTCATAATGGTATATAATGAGCCTCCTTttaggatgatgtgctcactcgttccacTTCAGTTTCCATTTATCAGAAGAAATGTGCAGTGAAGAAATCCAAATTCATAGTTTAAAGCTTTAGCAATCTTGAAATGTTTTATAAGTTAGCTATTATTTGTATATTTGTAAAACAAAAATACACTATTTTTATTTATATCACCTGAGAGATATTCATTTACAATTGTTCAAATGATGGGTTTAGTTtcgggttaagttttgtatcaGATATCTAATTGATGTTTAAGTAAACGTTTTAGAATCCTTAATGTATCATTATGTAGTTGATCTCTTTGATTAATAATTGATGCTTAATTTTGGGGCATTACAAGGGCTCTTTAGATAAGATTCTTCGAGACCATCGTTTCCAGAAACAGATACTAGGCTTTTTCCTAATCAAatgacctagagtatctctttccCAAGCACGCTAAGTGATGGTCTCAATCGTTCTtggtatataaaaaaataaatcctaATTAGAAAGAAATTTTAAAcataaattctaataataaaaatagaaaattcaaACCAAAGATGATACTAAGATTATAGAAAGAACCGAGACTAAGGATTACGCCACtaaccaatttttaagtgattcaatATTAATAATTATGCAGCTCTttacattcaaattgattctaaaatatcggtaataagtagattttcaaaaaaaatatttgtaaatcaaaagcatggaacatcaagagtCATAGACTAAGCATGTActatcaaaagaaatcataaCTAATTAATATAAATCAGTATCTCAATTTTCAAATCAatgcaaaaattaattaaatatgaaattACCACTTTATTACTAGAAAAATGACTTCATTTGTTGCCTCGGTaattgggtttagctcttcatagtAATCACTCTCTTAAAATAGTTGATCATGGCTCACAACTGTTCCAGGAAGGAAAAGTAAAAATAACTCAAAAAAATTTGCAACATTTATAAGCGTTGTAGACTCACTGTTACAAATGTAAGACGCTAAAGATGTTGAAAATTTAAGAAGCTAGAGATAAACACAGTTTTCTTCGGTCTTCCTCCCCCGTTGAAGTCCAATATCTCTCCGCAACTTCTTAGTTTTCGAAACCTTCGACAAGATAGAGCCAAACCCCAGATAGTATATCTGCTCCAATACCTTTACGTATTTTCCAAATATGTCACGGAAATTCCCGGAAACTTTCACCATGTTTTATAGAGAACAAGATGTAGAAATCgcctttttttttcaaatctaaaagacttaCCATCCTTGTTTCATCATAACAGGGTGGTATCAATCCAAATGAACGAGAAAATCCGACTGAATCTCCCCCAAATTCAATCCAGGAAAGTTTATTGCTGGAAAAAAAGTTTCTGCCAATTTTTTTATAACGACGAAGAAGCAGGGGTCCCCCTATCCAGTACACGATACCTTGAACATTGGGGGTGCCCATATCCAAATTTGGGTGCCTTTAGTTATTTTggggtacttttatcacttttTGACCCAAAAAAATCCACcaaagtttatttattaaaaCACCCATGAAGACATAAAATACAAAAAGAAGTTCAAaattgagtactaacaatacatataatTGAGTATAATTAATACGAAAAAATGTATATATTAGTAAGATCCTTAAACAACCCAAAACAGTGACTGAAATGCCTATTCACAAGCACTTTCCACAAAAGTGCAGAAGCAGACTACGAATCCAAAATTAAGCGAGAAATAGTTTTTCGCCGAAAAAATCGCTTTAACGAGAAATCATTGTTCGCTTATCAACTTTAaggtttttttttaaatcttttttcTGTTATGAATCCTATGAGAAATTATTCAGTGATTTCACAGGTCCATAACCACAAGAACCAGGCATTCTTCACACTAACGTGTCTAGAACTTGTGAAGGTTTATGAAGACCTCGGTAAGATTTGTATCATATTTTTTTTCCTGGATCTGATTCATCTAAATTTGACTGAAATCACCTGATTTATCTGGAATTGACTTAATGTGTTTGTTTTTTGAGTCAAAATTGACTCAGTTGGCTCAAAAATATACGAGTCATTGGTTTAGTCCCATGAATAAGAGACATTTGATTCTTTAACTCAAACAAGTCCGAGCCAAGAATTAGGTCACATCGCGAATCAGTTCTgactcaaattccctaacatctGATCTGACTGGTGCCGAGTTGGGACCAAACACGTTATAAAAGATCCAGCTGGGTCAAAAGAAACATGTCGAAGGGTAATACAGTAATAATATACATTTTGAAAACATCGCAGTAATCTTCTTTAGTAGTGTGTGTTTAGTTTACAAccagaaaaagaagaaacaaacaaaaccTCTCTCTTTACTTCAAAATGGAAAAATGAAAAgtccttcttcttctctacttttTTTTGACCTCAAAAACCCCCAAATCAAACCCTAAACCATCACATTTCTCAAGCCCTGATTCCAACATCTCATACAAAATCCAAAATCCCTTAGTTTGATAAAATGGTAGGAACACTTTCAGGTCTACAAGATCATCTAAGATTAGCTAGAGAATATGCCAATGAAGGTCTTTACGATACTTCAGTTATCTTCTTTGATGGTGCAATTGCTCAGATCAACAAGTAAATTTCTCTATtcccttttttctctctcttcaattttgaattttccctaatttttatttattgttttcattttttttttcatttgtaatTCAGGCATATGAGTTCACTAGATGATCCATTAATACGAGCGAAATGGATGAACTGCAAAAAAGCATTAACAGATGAGATAGAAACAGTAAAACAATTAGATACAGAGAGAAGGAATTTAAAAGAATCATTAGGAAATAATAGTTCTAATAATAGACGTGCTAATTCACCACCAATTTCAACTAAGGGTTCATTTGTTTTTCAACCACTTGATGAGTATCCAACTTCGTCGAATGCGCCACCAATTGATGATCCTGATGTTTGGGCACCACCGAATCGAGGAGATAATGGAAATAGAAGAGGACCTAATACTAGACAAATGGGTACCAGAAAATCAGCTCAAGATCCTACTTGGGCTCGTAGTGGTTCGACTAGAGGTGGAGCTGCTACTGGTCGTGGTGGAAAGACAACTAACAGTGCTAGATCTACTGGGGCTGGAGTTCGATCGTCGGTTGCTTCTGGAACTACTGGGAAAAAAGCTGCTGGTTCTAGCAAATCCAATTCGGGCAAGAGCGAATCAGCGGTAAGTTACACAGTTAATTGCATTGCTTCGTAATGGTTTTATGTCATTGTTCAGAAGTCTCTTATACTAAAGTAAAGACTTGTGTGTACATTAATCAATTTTTAACGCATTAGACCTTTTTTGAGTTTCTTCAGCAAAGTGGTTGTTGATTTTAACTTCTTATTACTGGTTTCAACAAAGGGACATTAGAAGAACTGACGAGAAATGGTAGTGTAAAGTAAATTTTAggttacaaacttattccgcgtGCACACATTATAGACCGTCCTTCAGCAAGCTATTGGCTCTTCATTCCTACTTTCCATATGAGTCACTTATCTCATGTTTAGATATGAATCAGCAATTGCTTTGCTTAGCTCAGCCTCAGTCTTCTCCTTCGTGCTGGTGCCTTTATAATGCCCAATATTTGGTCCTCTGGACTGTACTCATTCTCAAACTATATTCTCAGACCGATGAATCTGAGGAGAAGAAGAGGCCAGAGTATGAAGGACCTGATCCTGAATTGGCGGCGATGCTTGAGAGAGATGTCTTGGAGACCAGCCCTGGAGTTAGATGGGATGATGTTGCTGGACTTAAAGACGCCAAAAGACTTTTGGAGGAAGCTGTTGTTCTTCCTTTATGGATGCCTGAGTATTTCCAGGTATGCTGGATCAATCAAAATTGAACTAGAAAATTCTGTAACCTTTTATTTGATGTCATTTTTTTTCCAAGGATTTCTGTTTCTAAGTTTTCTAAATATCTTTAAGTAAGCTGGTAAATTCTTAGTCCAAGATATATGTAGGGAGTTTAGTTAATAAAGTCAAAATTTTCAGAGCAATAACCATTAAACTTTTATGTTTATAGGGAATTAGAAGGCCATGGAAAGGTGTGCTTATGTTTGGTCCGCCTGGTACTGGAAAGACACTCTTGGCTAAGGCAGTTGCTACAGAGTGCGGCACAACATTTTTCAATGTTTCCTCTGCTACTTTAGCTTCAAAATGGCGTGGGGAGAGTGAACGTATGGTTCGGTGCTTGTTTGATCTGGCCAGATCTTACGCACCAAGCACAATCTTCATTGACGAGATTGATTCTCTTTGCAATTCCAGAGGGTAAGACTATTTGTATCTTTACTTACCAGCCAGTTTTTTGTTGGATCGTTTGATCATTTGCAGATTTATACAAACATGTATTCACACAAAGTTCATTTATGACTGTTTTTGTTCAGGGCATCAGGGGAGCATGAATCTTCGAGAAGGGTGAAGTCGGAACTTCTTGTACAGGTAGATGGAGTCAATGCAAGCACTCCTGGCGATGATGGTGCACGCAAAATAGTGATGGTCTTGGCAGCTACCAACTTTCCATGGGATATCGATGAGGCTCTTAGGTTCGCAATCATCTGAAGTTTTGTTTAGAATCTCTTTCCTGTGGAAAACACAAACAGCGGATTTATTATGACTTTGCCTTTTTGgatccttcttttttcttttttttttttgttttaattttttattattgatCTGGTGTATGTTATATATGTTGATCTGACGGAAATTTAACCTGGTAAATGCAGGAGGAGGCTAGAAAAGAGAATATATATCCCTCTCCCGAATTTTGAGAGTCGAAAAGAGCTTATCAAGATTAATTTGAAAACTGTTGAGGTGAGTTTTCGTTTGCAAGTACATTTCTTTGAATCTtgaatttattgttttctataaAAAGTATCACCATGTTGGATTGTCAAGGCTCATTTACTATTAGTGGAATTAAAACCTTCAGTAATTTGTGAATATTCACTTCACATCTTTAAAAAAATGTAGAATTTGTTTGGTCAAAATTCGAATCCCTGAGTCATGAAGTACATGCGTAAGCAAGAATTCCCCCCTTGCCTTGCAGCCTAGCATGGTCTGTTGCTAACCTCAGGATTGCATGATTTTTATGTAAATGAATCTTGCCACATGGTTCTATTGTAGAGTTTCAAGCAACTCATGACTGTTGCCAACCTTCCCCTGTAGGAGAACCCTGTACACGCTCATGGCATTACCTACCCTTACGCTGAATAAACCTTTTAAGGCATGACTGTTGCCAACCTTCCCCTGTAGGAGAATCCTGTATATCTACCATTGTCAAAATACCATGTTCTATTACTTACTCCTGTTCCTGCATATTCTGTTATCTCTCCTGCATGTATTATACAGTTACATCTCTCTGACTTCTTGTCCTTGACAAATGGCAGGTGGCCCCTGATGTTAACATTGACGATGTAGCCCGACGAACAGAGGGATACAGTGGGGACGATCTCACAAATGTTTGCCGAGATGCATCTTTAAATGGAATGAGGCGTAAGATAGCAGGTAAGACACGTGATGAAATCAAGAGCATGGCGAAGGATGATATATCAAATGACCCAGTTGCAATGTGTGATTTTGAAGAAGCTCTAAAGAAAGTTCAAAGAAGTGTTTCTCCAGCTGATATTGAACGCCATGAGAAGTGGTTCCATGAGTTTGGATCTGCATGATATTGTTTCTTCTACGAAGAATGTGTAGTGTGGTtaatgtttgttgttgtttttttaatcCCTTTTTAGTTTGCTGATCAACAATTTGCTCCGTTTTATTAATGTTTTCCATTTTTCAGAGTTGTTGAGCATGATGGTTGTGGTGTTCAAGGGATTGACTGTTCTATTTTGTGTTTCTACACATGTAACCCCCATTTACGCAATTCCAGTAATAGAAAAGAAAACCAGTTCTGAAGTAGTCATATTTTGATTATGCTAGCAAGGAACTTCAATGCAGTCAGACTAATAGATTTTTGGTATCCTTGTTCTTGTTGTGTCCTGCATTCTTTTTGTTTGTGGAAACTTCCATTAAATGGTACATTTCAGAAAGCTTATTTGCAACTTTTtgaccaacaggtccatagactCTAGACTTGATCCATGATCATTGTAGCCAAATTGAGATTACTTCTAAGCCATTCTATCAAGACACATGTCATATATCGAACCGTTGATTACAAATTCGGAAGATCTTATGATCCCagcttttgtttttttgttccaAAATGCAGGCAAGTTTAGGTATCGTTGAGTATTGAGACTTCTGGACTACCAACAAATTCTAATTGTCTAGAGTTTGTGACATTGTGGTAAGCAACGCCATGTCCCCTAACAGGTAAACGTTAGAGCGTCTTTTCCTCTACTCCTTCCTAGCTTACACCGCCACCTTAATTCACTTTTAGTGACTCAAAAGTTAACGTGAGTCAACAATACCAAGAACATAGAAACCAATTTTGCCATCGACTGTTAGTGCAAAACCAATTATTTGTAAGGGTTTTCATAACCCCCTTTCTAGATTAAGGTTAACGAAATTAAACTTCTTTATTAATTAGTtaactttgtttttgtttttcaagtCATAATTTGTCAATAACTATTATCTGTCTATCTTCTATAAATAAATGCTTCGAAAACTAACTTCAACAACCAAACAGTAGTAATATTCATCTTTTGTTAACTAGTCCATTCTTTAGCTAATCTACTTTACACTGATCATCTTTTCTTTACAAAAATATTTCCCTAGATATCTTTAATCCTTAATTAAAGCTAAGCAATAGACATGGGCAGTTACAAATTCAcaattcttcttcctttcttcatCGTGTTCATTGTTTTGAATTCCAGACTTGGTAATTCTCAGTTACCACCAGGCCTTTTTCCAGGTATAGCCAGTCTCTCTTTCTCACTAGATTACCTGTGAACTTTATGATTGACGAAATGCGCATTGATTTGTTCTTGTAGATCCGTGCAACCATGTAAATTGTGTACAAGGAAAATGTAGATCAAATGATACAATCATACCTGTTTGTCATTGTAATCCTGGTTGGAAGAACCTTCAAATTGCCAATATTACAATCCCTCTATGCATCATTCCTGATTGTAAGCCGCTCTCTCTCTATAATATATGGTCTAGTTAAAGATGATCCaaatgtgaaatatataagattttcATCGTGTACGGAGGCTAAAATCATTCTCACGTAAAACTAGTCATGGACTCATGGGGTAATCTTTGCGTGCCCATACCCATGAGGTGTAATCAGTATGTGGATAAATTAAGTATAATTCCGTAAAAAGCATAAATGCAGTACTTGTACATGAAATGATGAGATTACTTTTGGTGAATTTTCAGGCACATTTGATCTTGATTGCGGTGGCACATCTCTTCCTCCTCCATCACCTTCTCTAAGTGGTAAATACTACAGCCAGTAATTCACGAACGACGTATTTGATAATTTATACCTATGATTATTCTTGTAACAATTGattagatttttcttcttctttttctatcTATGCTTTTAGCTTGTTTATGGTGTGGATATGGAACTTGTGTTAAAGATGGAGATGCAAATGTTTGTAAGTGCGATCAAGGGTCAGCTAATCTCTTTAACAAGAAAGACATGCCTTGTTTTAAAGAATGTAAGTGATCATCATTTTGTTCTATCACAGTACCCATATGAAATGTCAGGTATAAATTATGTCCTGCAT
The nucleotide sequence above comes from Papaver somniferum cultivar HN1 chromosome 8, ASM357369v1, whole genome shotgun sequence. Encoded proteins:
- the LOC113303659 gene encoding katanin p60 ATPase-containing subunit A1-like yields the protein MVGTLSGLQDHLRLAREYANEGLYDTSVIFFDGAIAQINKHMSSLDDPLIRAKWMNCKKALTDEIETVKQLDTERRNLKESLGNNSSNNRRANSPPISTKGSFVFQPLDEYPTSSNAPPIDDPDVWAPPNRGDNGNRRGPNTRQMGTRKSAQDPTWARSGSTRGGAATGRGGKTTNSARSTGAGVRSSVASGTTGKKAAGSSKSNSGKSESATDESEEKKRPEYEGPDPELAAMLERDVLETSPGVRWDDVAGLKDAKRLLEEAVVLPLWMPEYFQGIRRPWKGVLMFGPPGTGKTLLAKAVATECGTTFFNVSSATLASKWRGESERMVRCLFDLARSYAPSTIFIDEIDSLCNSRGASGEHESSRRVKSELLVQVDGVNASTPGDDGARKIVMVLAATNFPWDIDEALRRRLEKRIYIPLPNFESRKELIKINLKTVEVAPDVNIDDVARRTEGYSGDDLTNVCRDASLNGMRRKIAGKTRDEIKSMAKDDISNDPVAMCDFEEALKKVQRSVSPADIERHEKWFHEFGSA
- the LOC113302565 gene encoding slit homolog 1 protein-like isoform X2, giving the protein MGSYKFTILLPFFIVFIVLNSRLGNSQLPPGLFPDPCNHVNCVQGKCRSNDTIIPVCHCNPGWKNLQIANITIPLCIIPDCTFDLDCGGTSLPPPSPSLSACLWCGYGTCVKDGDANVCKCDQGSANLFNKKDMPCFKECSLGADCINLGFDFGSPPAPGTENGQGSGSAQDAPSSSGARQTLTMLVVVGTFLSWF
- the LOC113302565 gene encoding slit homolog 1 protein-like isoform X1, producing the protein MGSYKFTILLPFFIVFIVLNSRLGNSQLPPGLFPDPCNHVNCVQGKCRSNDTIIPVCHCNPGWKNLQIANITIPLCIIPDCTFDLDCGGTSLPPPSPSLSACLWCGYGTCVKDGDANVCKCDQGSANLFNKKDMPCFKECSLGADCINLGFDFGSPPAPGTENGTSPPPPSSTSFGLNKTGQGSGSAQDAPSSSGARQTLTMLVVVGTFLSWF
- the LOC113302565 gene encoding uncharacterized protein LOC113302565 isoform X3; its protein translation is MGSYKFTILLPFFIVFIVLNSRLGNSQLPPGLFPGTFDLDCGGTSLPPPSPSLSACLWCGYGTCVKDGDANVCKCDQGSANLFNKKDMPCFKECSLGADCINLGFDFGSPPAPGTENGTSPPPPSSTSFGLNKTGQGSGSAQDAPSSSGARQTLTMLVVVGTFLSWF